tggataaagaaaaggtgtGGAATCCCCACGCACCCCACACTcatggaatgctattcagccaCAGACAGGGTGGAGTCTTGTCATTGGCAAGGGTGAGCCTGAGAGACGCtatgttaactgaaataagccagacacagaaagataaatactgcataatttcactcatatgtggactctaaaaataaagtctgtctcAGGGGGGACATTGGTGTAGTGACTGATAACctgcctggggccggtgctgtgacacagcaggctaagcctccacccgcagccccagcatcccatatgggcgcgggttcgagtcccggctgctcctcttctaatccagctctctgctatggcctgggaaggcagcagaggacggcccaagtgcttggaccccttttTTCTGGATAGAAGAAGTCCTGGCCTCCTGGCCGTGGATCCactcagttccggctgttgcgaccatttggggagtgagccagcagatggaagaacttttctctctctctacctctctttgtaactctgtctttcaaataaataaaataaatactaaaacacacacacacaaagaaatagaCATTTATTGTATAAacttggaaaatacagaaaagtataaaCAAAACGACAAGCCCACATAAACGTCCCAGTTAACAGAGAACCACGGTACACACTTCAGTGTTTTTTTCTATGAACGAATACTTGTAGCTTTTTGAATTTTTCTGACAGGCGAGAATCCCATGTATTTACAAATGAATAACTTGCTTTTGCGTCCTCTCAACCCAATATTGTAAGCATTCCCCAGTCATTCCCTGGTGTTTGAGAGCACGGTTGTCAGCCAGCACGGCAGGTCCCCATTTTATCCTGGCAAAATCCTTCGCAGCCTGCAAAATCTCCCAGGGGTCATCTTCTCCATTCATTCGTTAGCCCATTCATTCAAATGAACTTGAACATTAAATTCCGGGCGGCACAGTGGCCACCAGGAACGCAGCATTGACTGTGACcgagacaccccccaccccaccacaaaACCCAGGAGCCCTCCTTTGGATACACTCAGGAAATTTGGCGTGAGCCTCTATTTTAGCATTTACGATATGTTTGTATTTCTGgtcttgcggggggggggggggggggtgttgggcAGCGGCGCTAGACAGTGGCAGCGGCAAGGGAGGGGGCCAGAGCTTCCACAGCTGAAATTGGGGCACTTGGTCTGACAGACGTCAGACAGCAGTTGTGGTAGGTCCGGTAGGTCCGAGGGACTTTTGCAGCTCACTTCTGCTATGCCTGGGCTAAACAAAGCAGCACCCCgtgagaaggaggaaggggtgcCCAGTGCGGCCCCAGAGGTCCCCACCCTGGCTGGTAGGAGGCCAGtttgcagcccagcccagcctttctCCCAGAGCCAAGGCGCCACGCGGTGGCAGGTGGCTCTGAGGCCACCGGCTGCCccttctgccctctgccctcttctAACTCCCGCTTTCTTCAGCACCGACACCACCCAGGCTGCCTGGCCCACACAGGCTCCAGGTCTGTCTTTGTAGGTCAGGCTGGGTGCTCTCAGCTACTCCACTGACTCAACAACTTCCTCTTTGCAAATCTCCTCTGGGCCCTAGGGCGATAGCAAAGGCGGCTGGCCCCgatcccccgcccccgccctgggcTGTAGCCTGGGCTGCCCCCAGAGGGGGCACAGGTGGGTCCtattccctcctctctcctccataCCTCAGACCCCCAGAGGAACTGCCTGcaccccagcctctctcctctttctctctgattcccCCTGGAGGAGGGAAAGTGCTCAGCTCCCAGGCAGCTTAAATTTAGCATCTAAAGAGGGCGGCTGTGGTTTCACAGCCCTGAACTGCCCCCCTACTGGGCGGACTCCCTgcgtgtgtgggtgggtgggtgtgggcgCGAGTGTGCACTGGAGCGAGGGAGCCTTCGAGGAAGGGGTACGGTGGGGTGGCCGAGCCCAGGCGCCTGCAACTGGGGCCACGCCCATGATCTTTGCAGTGACCTTGGCATTGCTCCCTGGGCTGCGGGCTgcgctgtttctctctctgtctctgtctctgtctctgtctctctctcccccggcCCTCAGCAAACAGGAGGACACCTTCTCAGCAGTCCCGGggcccccagcctgcaccccttcctgcccccctcccccgacACTGTGTGACTCACCGCTCCTCTCCACAGGAGGAAAATCGTCAGCCCACGTCAACCACACTCACCAATGGACCCACACCGGGCTGAACACTACACCTGGCCAGAAACCCCCCTCCCTCCGCCCTGAGGAACAGCTACGACATCTGCCCTCTGCggctggccccagtccttgggttgGGGGGTGGCTGGGGGTGGCTGGGACGTGGGCCAGTGCAGAGTCTGCGCGCTCTGGGAAAGGTGACAGGCCCAGCTCGGGGCACAGGTGCACGGCCCCTCCTGGCCCCTCAcggccccacccagcccaggaACCAGGGTGGGCCCAGGACTCCAGGAGGGTCACGGGCTGAGCCGGCGGGACTGTCCTAACCACGGGGCCACGTGATCGTTCCACAGGCGGTCTGAGGCGGCAGCCTGTGAGCCGGCACTGCCTTCAATTTCCCAGGCTCGACTCCCCGAGGGGTCTTCCGAGAAATCCTGGCTCAAATCACAGTGGCGCTTGGGGTGGGTTCCTTGCAGCAGGTTCCAAAGAAAGATGGGAAGAAAGGCGATGTGGCTGGGGTAGGGCATGGGACCGTGCAGTCCCCGGGGTGCTGGACACGGAGGCTGGCTGCAGAGTGcagaagcggggtggggggggaacgGTTCCAAGTGAGGGTGCAGGATGAGAATCCGGGGGGCAGCTGAACAGAAAAGGCAGGGCCAGGAAGGGGTTGGGAGTGACCGTGGCAGGGAAAGTGGGGGAGCCTGGTGGGGCTCTGAGCTCTGCTCCTGTATTCACAAGCCCTGAGgtgcagccccaggccccactTCCGGCCCATTGGAAGTGGGGGCATCCTCGACCCCTTCCTCGCTGCCCACCAGCGGCTCCTCCTCCGCCGAGAGGCTGGGGCCTGACCCGGACCTGAGCTCCTCCAGCGCCACGGAGCACTGGTGAGACTTCGGTCTCCCAAAGAAAGTGGTGAGCGTGGGCCGCCGGCCCGACTCCTCCGTCTTGGGGACCCCCGAGGCCTTGTCACTGCCAGGCCTTTGTGCTGTTGCTACCACAGCCTCCTCGTCAGCGACCCgcgctggcccagcccaggcatccACCACCCCGTTGCGCTCCCCACCTCTGTTCAGCATCAGGATCCCCGTCCGGTGCTTCTGCCTCCGGCGCCACAGCAGGAGCAGCGCCACCAGCACTATGACCATCAGCAGGGCGATGAGCACAGCCACCGGCACCAGGCCCCCCGACTTGGACTGGATGCTTGCATTCCCAGAGGGCTCTGCGGTAGTCATCGTGGGAATTTGGACTGCGGAGCCCGGGGAGCCACTGGTCCCCCTGGAGGTCAACACAGAGCTAGTTGCCATGGCGATGGGAGTTCCACTGGTCCCCCTGGAGGTTGCCACAGAGCTAGTTGCTATGGCGATAGGAGTTCCACTGGTCCCCCTGGAGGTCGCCACAGAGCTAGTTGCCATGGCGAAGGGAGTTCCACTGGTCCCTCTGGAGGGCTCCACAGAGCTAGTTGCCATGGTGACAGAGGGTCTGCTGGTCCCCCTGGAGATCTCCACAGAGCTAGTTGCCATGGTGATGGGAGTTCCACTGGCCCCCCTGGAGGGCTCCACAGAGCTAGTTGCCATGGTGATGGGAGTTCCACTGGTCCCACTGGAGGTCTCCCCAGAGCTAGCCACAGTGGTGACAGGGGCTCTACTCCATCCTGGAGTTGGACCTGGGGAGGGCCTAACGCTTGTGTTTCGGGGGGACTTTGGGGTTGTCGTGAGTATTTTTTCCATGGAGACAGAGTCACTGCTGTCACTGGAGGTCTCCAGAGAGCTGGTTGTCATCGGTCCACCTGTCTCAAGGACAGCAAGGTCCCTTGTTGCATTAGAGACTTCTGGGAGCACTAATGGCTTCTCATTAGAAATTTCCTGGGAGGTTGTGGGCCCAGGCCCCAGGGTGCCATTGGTGCCATCAGTGGAAGTCC
This sequence is a window from Lepus europaeus isolate LE1 chromosome 21, mLepTim1.pri, whole genome shotgun sequence. Protein-coding genes within it:
- the SPN gene encoding leukosialin: MPVAQEMTLLLLLLLFGGSWPPGVSPESVTPTASLTSSVSETPHPKPVTSTKLTRDPEKADGTGDQLLPSTSSAHFRDTEESPLGTSTDGTNGTLGPGPTTSQEISNEKPLVLPEVSNATRDLAVLETGGPMTTSSLETSSPTPGWSRAPVTTVASSGETSSGTSGTPITMATSSVEPSRGASGTPITMATSSVEISRGTSRPSVTMATSSVEPSRGTSGTPFAMATSSVATSRGTSGTPIAIATSSVATSRGTSGTPIAMATSSVLTSRGTSGSPGSAVQIPTMTTAEPSGNASIQSKSGGLVPVAVLIALLMVIVLVALLLLWRRRQKHRTGILMLNRGGERNGVVDAWAGPARVADEEAVVATAQRPGSDKASGVPKTEESGRRPTLTTFFGRPKSHQCSVALEELRSGSGPSLSAEEEPLVGSEEGVEDAPTSNGPEVGPGAAPQGL